Proteins from one Thalassophryne amazonica chromosome 20, fThaAma1.1, whole genome shotgun sequence genomic window:
- the LOC117502171 gene encoding LOW QUALITY PROTEIN: tapasin-like (The sequence of the model RefSeq protein was modified relative to this genomic sequence to represent the inferred CDS: substituted 1 base at 1 genomic stop codon), with protein sequence MSDFSTIYKLSVVAAVFCFVQVSSSSSVCPVLECWFVHDRVGRGGGLAGGTTQETSLLYVRRDAFGPSAESQQQHPSDVNPDRVYYVTDPDGTLCHPSLNPRRGSIHKPQCEVNPFLPQPSSLRWVASLTDSAFSPVYLQGDWFSTAIHGLNQRLVVSSITRAPTAAKQHDVILTVSSQTVSLKSRLGEPLVLDCGFWVDPSSPLSRSGFAVEWRYQFXGDGRLVLAYNGKTDRVADEQEEGATLDFESLFKNRNVSLILQEAKVQHSGTYICSVYLPYVMAQMVMQLEVIESPSVSIHPFPLPLAVPGQKLTVQCDASGFVPLSLELSWEFKGADETSRVLGSGRLTGHRQAWDGTCSQSSHLELDPSQLDLGRGGQLSCVAVHPAGTGRAAMTLNVIGFGVPSIEDSMALVGVALVLYGLIKFVSWTFSSSDEAEKQEKKEK encoded by the exons ATGAGCGACTTTTCTACCATTTATAAACTGTCTGTGGTTGCTGCAGTTTTCTGCTTCgtacaag tgagcagcagcagcagcgtctgTCCCGTCCTGGAGTGCTGGTTTGTGCATGACAGAGTGGGTCGAGGAGGAGGTTTAGCTGGAGGTACGACTCAGGAAACGTCTCTGCTGTACGTCAGGAGGGACGCGTTCGGTCCCAGTGCAGAGTCCCAGCAGCAGCATCCGTCCGATGTCAACCCCGATAGAGTTTACTACGTTACAG ACCCAGACGGCACTCTCTGCCACCCGTCCCTCAACCCTCGCAGAGGCTCGATCCATAAGCCCCAGTGTGAGGTCAACCCCTTCCTGCCGCAGCCGTCGTCCCTCAGATGGGTTGCCTCGCTCACTGACTCCGCCTTCAGCCCTGTATATCTGCAAGGTGATTGGTTTTCAACTGCCATTCATGGGCTGAACCAGCGGCTGGTGGTTTCCAGCATCACGCGCGCTCCCACAGCCGCCAAACAGCACGACG TGATCCTCACTGTGTCCAGTCAAACCGTGTCGCTGAAGTCCAGACTTGGAGAACCACTGGTGCTGGACTGTGGGTTCTGGGTGGACCCGTCTTCTCCTCTGTCCAGGTCAGGTTTCGCCGTCGAGTGGCGCTACCAGTTCTGAGGTGACGGACGATTGGTTCTGGCTTACAATGGGAAGACGGACCGGGTGGCGGATGAACAGGAGGAAGGGGCCACACTGGACTTTGAGAGTTTGTTCAAGAACAGAAACGTGTCCCTGATCCTGCAGGAAGCCAAAGTGCAGCACTCGGGCACTTACATCTGTTCGGTATATCTGCCGTACGTCATGGCTCAGATGGTGATGCAGCTGGAGGTCATAG AATCACCGTCCGTGTCCATCCACCCGTTCCCGCTGCCGCTCGCCGTTCCCGGCCAGAAGCTGACGGTCCAGTGTGATGCGTCCGGATTCGTCCCGCTCTCACTGGAGCTGAGCTGGGAGTTTAAAGGTGCTGACGAGACGTCCAGAGTTCTGGGTTCGGGAAGGCTGACGGGCCACAGGCAGGCCTGGGACGGCACCTGCAGTCAGAGCAGCCACCTGGAGCTGGACCCGTCACAGCTGGACCTGGGCAGAGGAGGCCAGCTCAGCTGCGTGGCCGTCCATCCGGCAGGGACGGGACGGGCCGCCATGACCCTCAACGTGATCG GCTTCGGAGTGCCCTCCATTGAGGACTCCATGGCGCTGGTTGGGGTGGCGCTGGTTCTCTACGGTCTGATCAAGTTTGTCTCCTGGACCTTCTCCAGCTCAG ATGAGGCTGAAAAACAAGAGAAG AAAGAGAAGTGA
- the LOC117501365 gene encoding class I histocompatibility antigen, F10 alpha chain-like, translated as MNIFFVLFVLGAQRAAAVTHTMKYFFTSSSGVTNLPEFVAVGYVNDVLISHYDSNTKRAKPKQDWMEKVTTDDPQYWKRETQTNKGNQQLGKHNIETVKSRFNQTGGVHIVQRMLGCEWDDETGHVNAFKQYGYDGEDFISLDMKTLTWIAPNPQAVITKHKWDNDHAFTAGQNHYYTQECPEWLKKYLNYGRSQLLRTDLPSVFLLQKSPSSPVCCHATGFYPDKADIFWRKDGQQLFEDVDHGELLPNNDGTFQMSVDLNFPSVKPEDWDKYECVFQLAGVKDDIITKLDKDAIWTNHETPSDVLVPVIVTVVLLALVLAAVVGFIVYKKKKGAKCPPSPDSS; from the exons ATGAACATCTTCTTTGTTCTGTTTGTTCTCGGAGCACAAAGAGCTGCAGCTG tgaCTCACACAATGAAGTATTTCTTCACCTCCTCCTCTGGAGTCACAAATCTTCCAGAGTTTGTGGCTGTTGGTTATGTTAATGATGTTTTAATAAGTCATTATGACAGTAACACcaagagagcaaaaccaaaacaggACTGGATGGAAAAAGTCACAACTGATGATCCTCAGTACTGGAAGAGAGAAACTCAGACCAATAAGGGAAACCAGCAGCTCGGAAAACACAACATTGAAACAGTAAAAAGTCGATTCAACCAAACTGGAG gTGTCCACATTGTCCAGAGGATGCTTGGCTGTGAATGGGACGATGAGACTGGACACGTTAATGCTTTTAAACAGTATGGTTATGATGGAGAAGACTTCATATCACTGGACATGAAGACGTTGACATGGATCGCTCCAAATCCACAGGCTGTCATCACCAAACACAAGTGGGACAATGATCATGCTTTCACGGCAGGACAGAATCACTACTACACCCAGGAGTGTCCTGAGTGGCTGAAGAAGTACCTGAACTATGGGAGGAGCCAACTGCTGAGAACAG accTCCCCTCTGTGTTTCTCCTCCAGAAGTCTCCGTCCTCTCCAGTCTGCTGTCATGCTACAGGTTTCTATCCTGATAAAGCCGACATATTCTGGAGAAAAGACGGACAGCAGCTTTTTGAGGACGTGGATCACGGAGAGCTGCTCCCAAACAACGACGGAACCTTCCAGATGAGTGTGGACCTGAACTTTCCATCAGTCAAACCTGAAGACTGGGACAAGTACGAGTGTGTGTTTCAGCTGGCTGGTGTCAAAGACGACATCATCACCAAACTGGACAAAGACGCCATCTGGACCAACCACG AGACGCCCAGTGACGTCCTCGTCCCCGTCATTGTTACAGTGGTTCTTCTTGCACTTGTTCTGGCTGCAGTCGTTGGATTCATAGTTTACAAGAAGAAGAAAG GAGCTAAATGTCCTCCGTCTC CTGACAGCAGCTGA